In a single window of the Luteibacter rhizovicinus DSM 16549 genome:
- a CDS encoding aspartate carbamoyltransferase catalytic subunit has product MSQRLRHLTTLENLPRETIERLLDRANSMREATAHGTRKLDLLGGRTVLNLFFEPSTRTRTSFELAARRLGADVINFDIGFSSTAKGEELFDTLHTLEAMHLDTIIVRHKESGTPDSLVKHAMSGVSVVNAGDGNRAHPTQGLLDALTIRNHHPDFRKLRIVICGDVRHSRVARSDVHAFTALGAKDVRLVGPSSLLPAEGELEGVSLYEDFDQAIEGAHAVIMLRLQKERMATTDLPDEAAYFERFGLDTQRLARAAKGCLVMHPGPINRGIEIATDVADGAQSRILEQVGNGVFVRMAVLAEVMGR; this is encoded by the coding sequence ATGTCACAACGCCTGCGCCACCTGACCACCCTCGAGAACCTGCCGCGCGAAACCATCGAGCGTTTGCTAGACCGTGCCAACAGCATGCGCGAGGCAACCGCGCACGGCACGCGCAAGCTCGACCTGCTCGGCGGACGAACCGTGCTCAACCTGTTCTTCGAGCCTTCCACCCGCACGCGCACCTCGTTCGAACTCGCCGCGCGGCGGCTGGGTGCCGACGTGATCAACTTCGACATCGGCTTCTCGTCGACCGCCAAGGGCGAGGAGCTGTTCGACACCTTGCATACGCTCGAAGCCATGCACCTGGACACGATCATCGTCAGGCACAAGGAGTCGGGCACGCCCGATTCGCTGGTCAAACACGCGATGAGCGGCGTATCCGTCGTAAATGCCGGCGACGGCAACCGCGCCCACCCGACCCAGGGGCTGCTCGACGCGCTGACCATCCGCAACCATCACCCGGACTTTCGCAAGCTGCGCATCGTGATCTGCGGCGACGTGCGCCACTCACGCGTCGCCCGCTCCGACGTGCATGCGTTCACGGCGCTGGGTGCGAAAGATGTTCGCCTCGTCGGTCCGTCGTCGCTGCTGCCGGCGGAAGGCGAACTGGAAGGCGTGAGCCTCTACGAGGACTTCGATCAGGCGATCGAGGGTGCCCATGCCGTCATCATGCTGCGACTTCAGAAAGAACGCATGGCGACCACGGACCTGCCCGACGAGGCCGCCTATTTCGAGCGTTTCGGCCTCGACACGCAACGCCTCGCCCGGGCCGCCAAGGGCTGTCTGGTCATGCATCCCGGCCCGATCAACCGCGGTATCGAGATCGCCACCGATGTCGCCGATGGCGCCCAGTCGCGCATCCTCGAGCAGGTAGGCAACGGCGTGTTCGTGCGCATGGCGGTACTGGCCGAGGTGATGGGACGCTGA